In the genome of Poecilia reticulata strain Guanapo linkage group LG16, Guppy_female_1.0+MT, whole genome shotgun sequence, one region contains:
- the leng1 gene encoding leukocyte receptor cluster member 1 translates to MNILPKKSWHVRNKDNVARVRRDEAQAAEEEREAKRRVERAEQEARTEYLRRKSRAALQSAGAEGAEGADDDERSGSSLEHLNLFPLEEATEKKGNEEYLREKKEEKEKQERAIGLLVSLGPQPGSEVTPWYMKSSQEKEEERKEKEQKKGISEEEREKKDRRLKDSLDPLKDMKKAMGDYGRREQKKKKKMEKRDGGEKKITGESSLERLRAERLQREAEERRRTQALLDQRSGKRKGTDREVNERERPYNNAFFPELARKRQRRDRESWRDEILKS, encoded by the exons ATGAACATCCTCCCGAAGAAGAGCTGGCATGTCCGTAACAAGGATAATGTCGCGCGGGTGCGGAGGGATGAAGCCCAGGCGGCAGAAGAGGAGCGCGAGGCCAAGCGCCGCGTGGAGCGAGCAGAGCAAGAG GCACGTACCGAGTACCTGAGAAGAAAATCTCGGGCTGCTCTCCAGTCAGCAGGAGCAGAGGGAGCAGAGGGAGCCGATGACGACGAACGGAGCGGATCCAGTTTGGAACATCTCAATCTGTTTCCTTTGGAAGAGGCGACAGAGAAGAAGGGAAACGAGGAATATCtgagagaaaagaaggaagaaaag gaGAAGCAGGAACGAGCTATTGGCTTACTCGTGTCTTTGGGGCCACAgccagggtcagaggtcaccccGTGGTACATGAAAAGCAgccaagaaaaagaagaggagaggaaagagaaagaacAGAAGAAGGGGATATctgaagaggagagagagaagaaggatCGCAGACTGAAGGATAGTTTGGATCCTTTGAAGGACATGAAGAAAGCGATGGGTGATTATGGGAGGagggagcagaagaagaagaagaagatggaaaaaagagacggaggggaaaagaaaatcacaggaGAGAG CTCCCTAGAGCGGCTTCGAGCCGAGCGCCTGCAGAGGGAGGCAGAAGAAAGGAGGCGAACCCAGGCGCTGCTCGACCAGCGGAGCGGGAAAAGAAAGGGAACGGACAGAGAAGTGAACGAGAGGGAGCGGCCGTACAACAACGCCTTCTTCCCAGAACTCGCCCGGAAGAGGCAGCGGCGCGACCGGGAGAGCTGGAGGGATGAAATCCTGAAATCTTGA
- the tmc4 gene encoding transmembrane channel-like protein 7, with the protein MTIEQQRQGFAFTGSGHPPDQESLRFRRASSPMSAQIYHEPDRGTSPAQEAEQSGSEPTRELRNMAFPMALKKAVRQVQQMQAPAQFSGGSWKQKKTIFVRKFKSNAREFLYFFSLWGKTLQKIGGNFGGGVQSYFIFLRFLVVLNFVSFLLIAGFVLIPSIVFRSVDIKPEISNANVLSAQIPADCLKYDPNPQGLVVFYEFFLDLLSGTGFMEYSYMFYGYYNNTVVVTSLVGSDFSYNLPLAYLLTAVFYFAFCLICIIARMGKAARVAVRTGGSDVRSYSMIVFTGWDYGCLGSKATKLKQRNIYYRLQVDLEEERLKKHAASLTLCNKVTLYSLRVLMFFVAIGLIVATFFAIASATTFSQKNSNVQGILGLLYTYLPSIVITTGNFLVPLLCDQIALLEKYPPSATVVVALLRAVVLRLVSLGILLYTLWNQIECHGSTDMCPCHYNHNNYQCWETSVGQEMYKLMLFDLLVSIALLVLVEFPRRMVVDHWSCKLTQWVGRQEFVVPSNVLGLVYGQTVVWTGALFCPLLPLINTVKFVILFYCKKITLFNNCRPALRTFRSTTSAFFFLAVLLFGWILALVVMIYSVAEIHPSFACGPFRSFFRMWNIVPESLSILPKGTRDFLFFIGSQAFSVPLFAASCVFMCYFIALASIYGKSVAMLRAQLKLAGQDKQFLVKQIEKMKLLSPQDNEGDQD; encoded by the exons ATGACCATCGAGCAGCAAAGACAAGGCTTTG cttTCACAGGAAGCGGTCATCCTCCTGACCAGGAGTCGCTCAGGTTTCGCCGGGCTTCTTCTCCAATGTCCGCTCAGATCTACCATGAACCCGACAGAGGCACAAGCCCGGCGCAGGAGGCGGAACAGAGCGGTTCTGAGCCGACCCGGGAGCTCAGGAACATGGCTTTCCCCATGGCTCTGAAAAAAGCTGTACG GCAGGTGCAACAAATGCAGGCTCCTGCTCAGTTCAGCGGAGGATcgtggaaacaaaaaaagaccatATTTGTGCGTAAATTCAAAAGTAACGCCAGAGAGTTTCTCTACTTCTTCTCACTGTGGGGCAAAACCTTGCAAAAGATTGGAG GAAACTTTGGAGGTGGAGTCCAATCGTACTTCATCTTCCTTCGATTCTTGGTGGTTCTCAATTTTGTGTCCTTCCTACTGATTGCTGGGTTCGTCCTCATCCCCAGCATCGTGTTCAGATCGGTGGACATCAAACCAGAGATCAGCAACGCTAATGTTTTGTCAGCTCAGATCCCTGCAG ATTGTTTGAAGTATGACCCAAATCCTCAAGGCCTGGTGGTCTTTTATGAGTTCTTCCTCGATTTGCTCTCAGGAACA GGTTTCATGGAGTATTCATACATGTTTTATGGATACTACAACAACACGGTTGTAGTTACTTCCTTGGTGGGCAGCGACTTTTCCTACAACCTACCTCTTGCCTATCTGCTCACTGCCGTCTTCTACTTCgctttttgtctcatttgcaTCATTGCACG AATGGGCAAAGCGGCTCGAGTTGCCGTGAGAACCGGAGGCAGCGATGTGAGGAGCTACAGCATGATCGTCTTTACCGGATGGGACTACGGCTGCCTGGGAAGCAAAGCTACCAAACTAAAACAGAGGAATATCTACTACCGGCTGCAG GTGGATCTGGAGGAGGAGCGCCTGAAGAAGCATGCAGCTTCCCTCACTTTGTGCAACAAAGTTACTTTATACTCTCTGcgtgttttgatgttttttgtcgCAATCGGGCTCATCGTAGCGACTTTCTTTGCCATCGCGAGTGCGACTACATTCAGCCAG aaaaacagcaatgtGCAAGGGATTCTGGGATTGCTTTATACGTATCTGCCATCCATCGTCATCACCACAGGGAACTTCTTGGTGCCTCTGCTGTGCGACCAAATTGCTTTGCTAGAAAAATATCCTCCCAGTGCTACTGTGGTAGTGGCACTATTAAG ggcAGTGGTCTTGCGTCTCGTCAGTCTGGGCATCCTTCTCTACACCCTCTGGAATCAGATCGAGTGCCACGGAAGTACAGACATGTGTCCTTGTCACTACAACCACAACAATTACCAG TGCTGGGAAACAAGTGTGGGACAGGAGATGTACAAGCTGATGCTGTTTGACCTCCTCGTTAGCATTGCTCTTCTCGTGCTGGTTGAATTTCCACGCAG GATGGTGGTGGATCACTGGTCGTGTAAGTTGACCCAGTGGGTGGGCCGGCAGGAGTTTGTGGTTCCCTCCAACGTCCTGGGCCTTGTTTACGGTCAGACTGTGGTGTGGACCGGAGCTCTCTTTTGCCCTCTGCTGCCTCTCATAAACACGGTCAAGTTTGTTATCCTCTTCTACTGCAAGAAG ATCACACTTTTCAACAACTGTCGTCCAGCGCTGAGGACGTTCCGGTCCACAACCTCTGCCTTCTTCTTCCTGGCTGTCCTCCTGTTTGGCTGGATCCTCGCCTTGGTTGTCATGATTTACAGCGTAGCTGA GATCCATCCGTCATTTGCTTGCGGGCCTTTCCGTTCCTTCTTTAGGATGTGGAATATTGTTCCAGAGTCCTTATCCATTCTTCCCAAAGGAACAAGAGATTTTCTCTTCTTCATCGGCTCACAAGCCTTTTCTGTACCTCTGTTTGCTGCATCATG TGTGTTCATGTGCTACTTCATCGCTTTAGCCTCTATCTATGGAAAATCTGTTGCAATGCTGAGAGCTCAACTTAAATtg GCAGGGCAGGATAAGCAGTTCTTGGTGAAGCAGATTGAAAAGATGAAGCTTCTGTCACCACAGGACAACGAAGGAGACCAAGACTAA